The Sphingorhabdus sp. YGSMI21 genome contains a region encoding:
- a CDS encoding RES domain-containing protein yields MSAQHTDQILTAYRIGALNGKHPLYGDEGARFYPGRWNKWSSPIVYCSEHYSTQILEKLVLANAVMPPDLHFITIIIPKGICYEKFQTAAHPGWDGKSQRICQEFGDKWVRERRSAILFVPSIPARFETNILINLAHDASKAITYERAKPISWDDQLYRS; encoded by the coding sequence GTGAGCGCGCAGCATACCGACCAAATTTTAACTGCCTACAGGATTGGCGCTCTGAACGGCAAACATCCTCTCTACGGTGATGAAGGGGCGCGGTTTTATCCCGGCAGATGGAACAAGTGGAGCAGCCCCATCGTCTATTGCTCGGAGCATTATTCAACACAGATTCTGGAAAAACTTGTACTTGCCAACGCTGTGATGCCGCCAGATCTTCATTTTATAACCATCATCATTCCCAAGGGCATTTGCTATGAAAAATTCCAGACCGCTGCACACCCTGGGTGGGACGGTAAATCGCAACGCATTTGTCAGGAATTTGGAGACAAATGGGTCCGTGAAAGACGCTCGGCTATTCTGTTTGTACCCTCTATACCCGCGCGATTTGAAACGAACATTCTGATAAATCTTGCCCATGATGCCAGCAAAGCAATCACTTATGAACGCGCAAAGCCAATATCATGGGATGATCAGCTTTACCGAAGCTAG
- a CDS encoding antitoxin Xre/MbcA/ParS toxin-binding domain-containing protein has product MNQLLGVSSDGEDLLSLALHIEEGLPVEAIDHLVAIVAPGNISLKYRFLPKPTLARRKKSAKKILTSEEGNKLARVAKVMRFALEIYGDIEKARTFLMKPHIMLGNRIPLEIVLATGPGADSVINILGRAAYGGGV; this is encoded by the coding sequence ATGAATCAACTCCTGGGTGTGTCATCCGATGGGGAAGACCTGCTCAGCCTCGCGCTTCATATCGAGGAAGGTCTGCCAGTGGAGGCTATCGATCATCTTGTAGCCATTGTAGCGCCTGGAAATATTAGCCTTAAATACCGCTTCCTGCCCAAACCGACGCTCGCACGGCGGAAAAAGTCGGCAAAGAAGATATTGACCAGCGAGGAGGGCAACAAGCTTGCCAGAGTTGCCAAGGTGATGAGATTTGCCTTGGAGATTTACGGTGACATCGAAAAGGCGCGAACATTTCTGATGAAACCGCATATTATGCTCGGCAACAGAATACCCTTGGAGATAGTTCTCGCAACCGGACCGGGAGCGGACTCAGTGATCAACATATTGGGCCGGGCCGCTTATGGCGGCGGCGTGTGA
- a CDS encoding replication initiator protein A — protein sequence MARTKGVRGRRAVGEQFDLFLPYIADLNFRDQREMMERPFFSLAKTRRMKPIDYKSPDGKLWVHVSANPDYGMATIWDADILIYCASVLADMARRGQNDIPRTLHIMPYDLLRAIGRPTTGRAYELLGQGLDRLVSTTVKTNIRAENRREATFSWLDGWTQLVDEKTERSRGMTLELSNWFWEGVLMKGGVLSIDRAYFDISGGRERWLYKVARKHAGGAGDLGFAISMPTLFEKSGAEGQYRRFKFEILKLAEKNGLPGYDLIIEDVERGEPKLRMRKQGDHEPVKLASAGQGSETPKAASPENPVRTKPAAAAPKSDNHVTKTGALDEPVIDARTMIKRTLTGLSTAATRGYMTDETIELLRSECPGWDLYRLHADFETWVNGSEDRTPVDWQRAFIGFVRRHNKKHGHEIRR from the coding sequence ATGGCTCGCACGAAAGGCGTCAGAGGCCGGAGAGCGGTGGGAGAACAGTTCGACCTGTTCCTCCCCTATATCGCCGATCTCAATTTTCGCGATCAGCGCGAGATGATGGAGCGACCATTTTTCTCGCTTGCCAAAACCAGACGCATGAAGCCGATCGACTATAAATCGCCCGATGGTAAACTATGGGTCCATGTATCTGCCAATCCAGATTACGGCATGGCGACGATCTGGGATGCCGATATCCTCATCTATTGCGCGAGCGTTCTTGCCGATATGGCGCGGCGCGGACAAAATGATATTCCTCGGACCTTGCATATCATGCCATATGATCTGCTGCGTGCGATTGGCAGGCCAACCACGGGCCGAGCTTATGAATTGCTGGGGCAGGGGCTGGACCGCCTTGTCTCCACAACAGTTAAGACAAATATCCGCGCGGAGAACCGCCGTGAGGCGACATTCAGCTGGCTGGATGGCTGGACGCAGCTCGTCGATGAAAAGACCGAACGCTCGCGCGGCATGACCTTGGAACTCTCAAACTGGTTCTGGGAAGGCGTGTTGATGAAGGGCGGCGTATTATCGATCGACCGGGCCTATTTCGATATATCCGGCGGGCGCGAGCGCTGGCTTTACAAAGTTGCACGCAAACATGCGGGCGGGGCGGGGGATCTTGGATTTGCAATATCGATGCCCACACTGTTTGAAAAATCCGGCGCAGAAGGCCAGTATCGCCGGTTCAAATTTGAAATATTGAAGCTTGCCGAGAAAAATGGGTTGCCCGGATATGATCTCATAATCGAAGATGTCGAACGCGGCGAACCAAAACTGCGGATGCGCAAACAAGGTGACCACGAACCGGTCAAACTGGCGTCAGCAGGGCAGGGGAGCGAAACGCCCAAAGCCGCTTCTCCAGAAAACCCAGTTCGCACCAAGCCAGCAGCTGCTGCTCCAAAGTCAGACAATCATGTGACAAAAACGGGCGCTTTGGACGAACCAGTTATTGACGCGCGCACAATGATCAAGCGAACTTTAACCGGACTGAGTACAGCTGCAACACGCGGCTATATGACCGATGAAACCATCGAGCTGCTGCGCAGTGAATGTCCTGGCTGGGATCTTTATCGGCTACACGCTGATTTTGAAACCTGGGTCAATGGCAGCGAAGATCGGACGCCCGTAGACTGGCAAAGGGCTTTTATCGGCTTTGTCCGCCGACACAACAAGAAGCATGGTCACGAAATCCGGCGCTAA
- a CDS encoding ParB/RepB/Spo0J family partition protein has translation MMAGGKQKDYLADLLADDQPVSADEAASIEPSATPAETSGRLARGGGMALLGRESALARVASGDVRQVTQLRLDPTRVRIWKGNARIQERLNEENVRDLIDTIIAEGGQKVPAIVRRVNDDAVYDYEVIAGTRRHFAISWLRTNSYPDMTFLAQVADLDDEAAFRLADIENRARKDVSEIERARNYASALEQHYDGKQRRMAERLKLSEGWLSKMLKVATLPDIVLAAFANLSALTLNPAYKLSQALADERRHKSIIGAAQRVTEENGQRAQDGQPPLGGTVVLTRLMAAGEADKQRPKLYEGISRHNRPALSVTTASRQGLTIKVHAASGADEDEMVALFREALASHEYKTEVE, from the coding sequence ATGATGGCGGGAGGCAAACAAAAGGACTATTTAGCCGATTTGCTCGCGGACGACCAACCGGTAAGCGCAGATGAAGCGGCCAGCATAGAGCCTTCTGCGACCCCTGCAGAAACCAGCGGACGGCTAGCGAGAGGCGGCGGCATGGCGCTTTTGGGCCGCGAGTCTGCATTGGCCCGTGTTGCCTCCGGCGATGTCCGTCAGGTTACGCAGCTCCGTCTTGATCCCACCCGCGTGCGCATATGGAAGGGTAATGCCAGAATTCAGGAGCGCCTGAATGAAGAGAATGTGCGCGACCTGATTGACACTATCATCGCAGAGGGCGGTCAAAAAGTTCCGGCCATTGTCCGGCGCGTAAACGATGATGCGGTCTATGACTATGAAGTGATTGCCGGAACCAGGCGACATTTTGCGATCAGCTGGTTGCGAACAAACAGCTATCCTGACATGACCTTTCTGGCGCAGGTGGCCGATCTTGACGACGAGGCCGCCTTTCGGCTTGCCGATATTGAGAACCGCGCCCGCAAGGATGTAAGCGAGATTGAGCGCGCACGCAATTATGCTTCTGCGCTCGAGCAGCATTATGACGGTAAACAGCGGCGCATGGCCGAGCGGCTAAAACTATCGGAAGGCTGGCTGTCAAAGATGCTCAAAGTGGCAACATTGCCGGATATAGTTCTTGCTGCTTTCGCCAACTTGAGCGCGCTAACACTTAATCCGGCCTATAAGCTTTCACAGGCGCTCGCCGATGAAAGGCGTCATAAATCCATCATTGGAGCCGCTCAACGTGTCACCGAGGAAAACGGTCAGCGCGCTCAGGACGGTCAGCCCCCACTTGGCGGAACGGTTGTTCTCACACGGCTTATGGCTGCGGGTGAAGCTGACAAGCAACGCCCGAAGCTTTATGAGGGCATTTCACGGCACAATCGCCCTGCCCTCTCCGTCACCACAGCGAGCCGCCAAGGACTGACAATCAAGGTTCATGCCGCATCGGGCGCAGACGAAGACGAGATGGTCGCGCTTTTTCGCGAAGCGCTCGCAAGCCATGAGTATAAGACAGAGGTAGAATGA
- a CDS encoding AAA family ATPase encodes MNSEVNRIAEMAEAGERMIERLRKKAFLPEARKGLAVRYGIAEAAQLLGCSTNRIRMAETDGRLPPPPPTKNGRRPGYSIEDLLNMRQVLDASPARAPLDQPAIIAVQNFKGGVGKSTVTTHLAHYFGVLGYRVLVVDCDSQATTTTLFGFNPHFNITREQTLYPYLSIEPTQTDLLYAVQRTPWPNVDLIPSNLELFDVEYELAASGADGGSVLAARFRKLKSGLLDLAQQYDIVLLDPPPALGTISLAVMQAANALLIPLAATTPDFCSTVQFLSMMEQVTEQIRQAGIDVSYDFVRLICSKFDSNDPSHAMVQQIMEQSFGPALLPVPILESAEISHAALRMMTVYELERPIGTPRTHKRCRANLDQALGQVEQLVRRNWGVTSPASAAEVVNAT; translated from the coding sequence ATGAATTCAGAAGTGAACCGAATCGCGGAAATGGCCGAGGCCGGCGAGAGAATGATTGAGCGTCTGCGAAAGAAAGCATTCCTGCCGGAAGCGCGCAAGGGCCTAGCAGTTCGCTACGGCATCGCGGAAGCCGCCCAATTGCTTGGCTGTTCAACTAACCGTATCCGCATGGCTGAGACTGACGGGCGTCTGCCCCCTCCCCCGCCTACTAAAAACGGCCGCAGGCCCGGATATAGTATAGAAGACCTTCTCAATATGCGGCAAGTACTTGATGCCTCTCCTGCCCGCGCACCGTTGGATCAGCCGGCTATTATTGCGGTTCAAAATTTCAAGGGCGGCGTCGGAAAATCGACAGTTACTACGCATCTGGCGCATTATTTCGGAGTATTGGGCTATCGCGTATTGGTGGTCGATTGCGATAGTCAGGCAACCACCACGACCTTATTCGGTTTCAATCCTCATTTCAATATCACCCGCGAACAAACGCTTTACCCTTATCTCTCCATAGAGCCGACACAAACCGACTTGCTCTATGCTGTCCAACGCACACCATGGCCCAATGTTGACCTCATCCCTTCAAATCTGGAGCTTTTTGATGTTGAGTATGAGCTTGCTGCATCGGGCGCAGATGGCGGATCAGTGTTGGCAGCGCGTTTCCGCAAACTGAAGAGCGGTTTGCTCGACCTAGCCCAGCAATATGACATTGTATTGCTCGATCCCCCCCCTGCCCTCGGCACTATTAGTCTTGCGGTTATGCAGGCGGCCAATGCGTTACTAATTCCCCTGGCCGCAACCACACCCGATTTTTGTTCAACCGTACAGTTTCTCTCGATGATGGAACAGGTCACGGAGCAGATACGGCAAGCAGGAATTGACGTTTCCTATGATTTCGTGCGCCTGATCTGCTCCAAATTTGATTCCAATGATCCAAGTCACGCAATGGTGCAGCAGATTATGGAGCAGAGCTTCGGCCCTGCCTTGTTACCTGTACCAATATTGGAAAGTGCAGAAATTAGCCATGCGGCGCTCAGAATGATGACCGTGTACGAATTGGAGCGCCCTATCGGCACGCCGCGCACCCACAAACGCTGCCGTGCCAATCTTGACCAGGCTCTGGGGCAAGTGGAACAACTTGTCCGGCGCAATTGGGGTGTAACAAGTCCCGCGAGTGCGGCGGAGGTGGTAAATGCAACCTAA
- a CDS encoding helix-turn-helix transcriptional regulator, with translation MDYREDRQYLEEQEELSRPQPKIRITPQKFLPLIIEVMARGNIKSSDLVKRTGISKSKISRLLSEQRQIDNAALYLIFDALGIDPMRALLAVGRFGQWEQYFDLDVEIIADLIDVLPSFLSKARSESIRTSISRPGAIVLAERLSEMIAKNDRETEKRQLERPIAGI, from the coding sequence ATGGACTACCGTGAAGACCGGCAATATCTGGAAGAGCAGGAAGAACTTTCACGGCCACAGCCCAAAATCCGTATCACACCACAAAAATTTCTCCCGCTGATCATCGAGGTCATGGCTCGCGGGAACATAAAGAGTTCCGATCTCGTCAAACGAACAGGTATCAGTAAATCCAAAATAAGCCGTTTGCTCAGTGAGCAGAGACAAATCGACAATGCCGCACTTTACCTGATTTTTGATGCCCTTGGCATTGACCCCATGCGTGCATTACTTGCCGTTGGCCGTTTTGGCCAATGGGAGCAATATTTTGACCTTGATGTGGAAATTATTGCAGATCTTATTGACGTCCTACCAAGTTTTTTGAGCAAAGCACGTTCTGAAAGTATCCGCACGAGCATCAGCCGACCGGGCGCTATCGTTCTGGCCGAGCGACTGAGTGAGATGATCGCCAAAAACGACCGTGAAACAGAGAAACGCCAGCTTGAACGACCCATTGCAGGCATCTAA
- the traL gene encoding type IV conjugative transfer system protein TraL, with the protein MADKYAIPARLDDPELIGFWTLDEFIAMVLPFIWGVLTQHILIGIILGFGCWWGLRKAKAGRAASWLLHLAYWYLPGGFVGLRATPPSFLRLMAG; encoded by the coding sequence ATGGCTGATAAATACGCTATTCCAGCACGGCTCGACGATCCGGAACTGATCGGGTTTTGGACACTCGATGAATTCATCGCGATGGTCTTACCGTTCATCTGGGGCGTCCTGACACAGCACATTCTTATCGGGATCATTCTCGGCTTCGGATGTTGGTGGGGCCTACGCAAAGCAAAAGCAGGCCGCGCTGCGTCATGGCTGCTCCATTTGGCCTATTGGTATTTGCCGGGAGGCTTTGTTGGCCTGCGCGCAACGCCACCTTCTTTTCTCAGACTCATGGCGGGGTAG
- a CDS encoding type IV conjugative transfer system protein TraE has product MDLAFSHTQSQRVLKQRNMLLVACLVLAALAAILGIAAGSRDREVVLQPVLRTPLTLSSSGVSREYLEAVTRDAAVLTLNRTPQSLDYWMNAILEMVHPSAYGEVKADLLKIMEDQRGSSIAQFFTMESLKVDTEGLSSEVSGVLHTMVGRQEVSAVQKTFHYGWVYNGLSLKLVQFGMVEKVEPKKAVSS; this is encoded by the coding sequence ATGGATCTTGCGTTTTCACATACACAATCGCAGCGCGTGCTCAAACAGCGCAATATGCTGCTGGTGGCTTGTCTTGTGCTGGCGGCTTTGGCTGCAATTCTAGGAATAGCGGCAGGATCGCGGGATCGCGAGGTTGTTCTTCAACCGGTCCTGCGCACACCGCTTACTCTTTCAAGTTCTGGGGTTAGCCGGGAATATCTTGAAGCGGTGACACGCGATGCGGCTGTTTTGACTCTTAACCGAACACCGCAGAGTCTCGACTACTGGATGAATGCAATTCTCGAGATGGTTCATCCCAGCGCATATGGTGAGGTGAAGGCCGATCTTCTCAAAATCATGGAGGATCAGCGCGGTTCTTCCATAGCGCAATTCTTCACGATGGAATCATTGAAGGTCGATACAGAAGGTCTCTCTTCAGAAGTGAGCGGTGTCCTTCACACCATGGTTGGACGTCAGGAAGTCTCGGCAGTCCAAAAAACATTTCACTATGGCTGGGTTTACAATGGCCTCAGCCTCAAGCTCGTCCAGTTCGGCATGGTCGAGAAGGTCGAACCTAAAAAGGCGGTGTCATCATGA
- a CDS encoding type-F conjugative transfer system secretin TraK, with protein MASDNARVDCIASSRDLTRISLVGDEIASVSKLQTGNPNEDFSVVNEPVRGDIYVSVPEGFSPKVLSFFATSKKGYVYKFACRLSGEEAQQVFVANPAIAGEQTGDSRIVAAADPQEQAVKLVQAMYTSSIPEGYRMRQPVRASVRVGDLKVRMIAEYRGTEFTGKVIRIENQGSELLVIADDVVAPSNATAVSIAEPNLAPGASTTAYIVQPAGEN; from the coding sequence ATGGCGTCGGACAATGCGCGGGTAGATTGTATCGCGTCTTCGCGCGATCTTACGCGCATCAGTTTGGTGGGTGATGAAATTGCCAGCGTGTCCAAGCTCCAGACTGGCAACCCCAATGAGGATTTCTCGGTCGTCAATGAGCCCGTACGCGGCGATATTTATGTGTCTGTACCGGAAGGCTTTTCGCCGAAGGTTTTGTCGTTCTTTGCAACGTCAAAGAAGGGCTATGTTTACAAATTTGCCTGTCGTCTGTCCGGGGAGGAAGCGCAGCAGGTTTTCGTTGCCAATCCCGCGATTGCTGGCGAACAAACTGGTGATTCCAGGATTGTCGCTGCGGCTGATCCTCAAGAGCAAGCCGTCAAGTTAGTCCAGGCGATGTACACAAGCAGCATCCCTGAAGGCTACAGGATGCGGCAACCGGTTCGTGCTTCGGTCCGTGTTGGCGACCTTAAAGTTCGGATGATTGCTGAATATCGCGGGACTGAATTTACCGGAAAAGTAATTCGCATCGAAAATCAGGGCAGTGAGCTACTGGTGATCGCTGATGATGTTGTCGCTCCTTCCAACGCCACTGCTGTGAGTATCGCAGAGCCCAATCTGGCACCCGGCGCATCGACCACCGCCTACATTGTCCAACCCGCTGGAGAAAATTGA
- a CDS encoding TraB/VirB10 family protein, with translation MKFMDRFRKQKITEDTPDVGEDEVSPVGHAMSGNDDVQRKQRLLLGGVALTALVGGAWWVLDSSVSEEELANSGVKEVQVSTNDMVNKNMSEQEWIARSENRFESTDNRLRTVDGQQAQLAAMQEEMAALRGQNSAMSSDGQRVLSAYQTENETLKSQLAAAQSAPPAAGGPNGLYGPSSAALYQQPSGPGAAPLPAPSPREVKTVAFSNGPGGNAVRAERGTTVFSDSPDYLPANSFATARVIVGVDASAGVSSQTDPLPVVLRITGPARSVADKGRVLTTKLQGCLVNGAARGDLSAEKVYVKLQRMTCAQPGGRYAVSDVKGFIAYAGKSGVRGRVVSREGGLVTQAFLAGLAGGFGRGFSANTDSVLQGSNITVNGKRDKLGLGEIAQGGLGEGVSTAADTVSKYLIERAEQYQPVIEMPTGIDVEIVFLDGAYVRN, from the coding sequence ATGAAATTTATGGATAGGTTTCGGAAGCAAAAGATAACCGAAGATACGCCTGATGTCGGCGAAGACGAAGTATCGCCAGTAGGCCACGCCATGAGCGGCAATGATGACGTTCAGCGAAAGCAGCGATTGCTGTTGGGCGGCGTTGCTTTGACCGCTCTTGTGGGCGGCGCTTGGTGGGTTTTGGATAGCTCCGTTAGCGAGGAAGAGCTTGCAAACAGCGGCGTTAAGGAAGTCCAGGTCAGCACCAATGATATGGTGAACAAGAATATGAGCGAGCAGGAATGGATTGCTCGTTCTGAAAATCGTTTTGAATCTACTGATAACCGGCTTCGTACAGTTGATGGTCAGCAGGCCCAGCTGGCTGCAATGCAGGAAGAAATGGCTGCATTACGCGGTCAGAATAGCGCAATGTCATCGGACGGTCAGCGTGTTCTGTCCGCCTATCAGACAGAAAATGAAACCTTGAAATCACAGCTTGCTGCCGCGCAGTCGGCTCCGCCAGCTGCTGGCGGGCCTAATGGGCTTTATGGCCCTAGCAGCGCCGCGCTTTATCAACAGCCCTCTGGTCCGGGTGCGGCTCCTTTGCCCGCCCCTTCGCCGCGCGAAGTGAAAACTGTAGCCTTTTCAAATGGTCCTGGCGGCAACGCAGTGCGCGCAGAGCGCGGAACGACAGTATTCTCTGATTCGCCGGATTATTTGCCCGCCAATAGTTTTGCCACTGCAAGGGTTATTGTCGGGGTCGATGCTAGTGCCGGTGTTTCATCGCAAACAGATCCTCTCCCAGTAGTTTTGCGCATTACTGGTCCTGCTCGATCAGTGGCAGACAAGGGCCGTGTTCTTACGACAAAACTGCAAGGCTGTCTTGTTAATGGCGCAGCGCGCGGGGATCTCTCGGCAGAGAAAGTCTATGTGAAACTTCAGCGCATGACATGCGCGCAACCCGGCGGGCGCTACGCGGTGAGCGATGTGAAAGGCTTTATTGCTTACGCTGGTAAATCTGGTGTTCGCGGCCGCGTAGTGAGCCGTGAAGGTGGATTGGTCACGCAAGCATTTTTAGCAGGTCTTGCCGGCGGTTTTGGGCGGGGCTTTTCTGCCAATACCGACAGTGTTTTGCAGGGCTCTAATATCACGGTCAATGGCAAGCGCGATAAGCTGGGCCTGGGAGAGATTGCTCAGGGCGGTCTTGGTGAAGGCGTGAGTACCGCTGCCGATACTGTCAGCAAATATCTGATCGAGCGGGCCGAGCAATATCAGCCCGTAATCGAGATGCCGACCGGCATTGATGTCGAAATCGTTTTTCTGGACGGCGCATACGTCCGCAATTGA
- a CDS encoding DsbC family protein encodes MAKYNWVIGASLVSVLIAGTAFAATQSANATVEAALKTRLPKTEFAKVDCNVIGSICEVTAGKSIFYVDKQARYLIVGHVFDMETRQDLTSARLLEINPEALLGGASQISDDGSDELGSAQAGTPVARDYPMPKSRIKAGAGRTERVSLASLPSSGAIEWGSGKTKVTVFTDLRCGYCRALTQQLETMDVRVVERPISVLGTRDLSNRVYCAKDRPRALHAAYAGNIPESAKCDTSGLDANERFARENGFTGTPVIVRSDGAVHHGYLPKDRLLAWLKGASS; translated from the coding sequence ATGGCGAAATATAATTGGGTTATTGGTGCAAGTCTTGTCAGTGTTCTGATTGCCGGGACTGCTTTTGCAGCAACGCAGTCTGCCAATGCGACAGTAGAAGCGGCGTTAAAAACGCGGTTGCCAAAGACCGAGTTCGCGAAAGTAGATTGCAATGTTATCGGCAGTATTTGCGAGGTTACTGCGGGAAAATCTATTTTTTATGTCGATAAACAAGCCCGCTATCTCATCGTGGGTCACGTTTTCGACATGGAAACACGCCAGGATTTAACATCTGCGCGTCTTCTCGAAATCAATCCTGAAGCGCTTCTTGGCGGTGCATCGCAAATTTCTGATGACGGTAGCGATGAGTTGGGTTCCGCGCAGGCAGGTACCCCGGTTGCACGCGATTATCCGATGCCAAAATCAAGGATTAAGGCTGGGGCAGGGCGGACAGAGCGTGTTTCTCTTGCGTCTTTGCCTTCATCTGGAGCGATTGAATGGGGTAGCGGGAAGACTAAGGTAACGGTCTTCACAGATTTGCGCTGCGGGTATTGCCGCGCTTTGACACAGCAGCTCGAAACGATGGATGTGCGTGTTGTTGAGCGGCCTATATCCGTTTTAGGAACGCGCGATCTGAGCAACCGTGTCTATTGTGCGAAGGATCGTCCGCGTGCGCTCCACGCTGCTTATGCGGGTAATATCCCAGAATCAGCCAAATGCGACACCAGCGGTCTCGATGCCAATGAACGGTTTGCCCGCGAAAATGGTTTTACCGGGACACCTGTAATCGTCCGCTCTGACGGCGCGGTCCACCATGGTTATTTGCCCAAAGACAGACTTCTTGCATGGCTGAAGGGAGCAAGTTCATGA